Proteins encoded together in one Micromonospora auratinigra window:
- a CDS encoding ABC transporter ATP-binding protein, which yields MGRSEVPEPRSGEDPYLQVRDLRVRFDTEDGVVRAVDGVSFSVARGRTLGIVGESGSGKSVTSLAILGLHGARRTTISGEISIGGRQLVGLPEEEVRRLRGRDMAMIFQDPLSALHPYYTVGRQIAEAYRVHHPRAGRREARTRAVDMLDRVGIPQPAQRYEQYPHEFSGGMRQRAMIAMALVNDPDLLIADEPTTALDVTVQAQILDLLADLQAEFHSAVVLITHDLGVVSQVADDVLVMYGGRAVEQGSVAQVLRSPQHPYTWGLLSSVPSLHGDADADLVPIKGNPPSLINLPSGCAFHPRCRYAGRTGDRSRTEVPELRPAGEAGHLVACHLPEAERERIYRDEISQVGVA from the coding sequence GTGGGCAGGTCGGAAGTGCCGGAGCCGCGCTCCGGCGAGGACCCCTATCTGCAGGTGCGGGATCTGCGGGTGCGGTTCGACACCGAGGACGGGGTGGTCCGCGCGGTCGACGGGGTGTCGTTCTCGGTGGCGCGGGGTCGCACGCTCGGGATCGTGGGGGAGTCGGGTTCGGGTAAGAGTGTGACGTCGTTGGCGATCCTGGGCCTGCACGGCGCGAGGCGCACGACCATCTCCGGGGAGATCTCGATCGGTGGCCGGCAGTTGGTCGGGCTGCCGGAGGAGGAGGTGCGTCGGCTGCGGGGCCGGGACATGGCGATGATCTTCCAGGATCCGCTGTCGGCGTTGCACCCGTACTACACGGTGGGGCGGCAGATCGCCGAGGCGTACCGGGTGCACCACCCGAGGGCCGGTCGGCGGGAGGCGCGTACCCGGGCGGTGGACATGCTGGACCGGGTGGGGATTCCGCAGCCGGCGCAGCGCTACGAGCAGTATCCGCACGAGTTTTCGGGTGGGATGCGGCAGCGGGCGATGATCGCGATGGCGTTGGTCAACGACCCGGATCTGTTGATCGCCGACGAGCCGACCACGGCGTTGGACGTGACGGTGCAGGCGCAGATCCTGGACCTGTTGGCCGATCTGCAGGCGGAGTTCCACTCGGCGGTTGTGTTGATCACGCATGACCTGGGGGTGGTGTCGCAGGTCGCTGACGACGTGCTGGTGATGTACGGGGGGCGGGCGGTCGAGCAGGGCAGTGTGGCGCAGGTGTTGCGGTCGCCGCAGCATCCGTACACGTGGGGGTTGTTGTCGAGCGTGCCGTCGTTGCACGGTGACGCCGACGCGGACCTGGTGCCCATCAAGGGCAACCCGCCGTCGCTGATCAACCTGCCGTCGGGGTGCGCGTTTCATCCGCGCTGCCGCTACGCGGGGCGCACCGGCGACCGCTCCCGCACCGAGGTGCCCGAGCTGCGCCCGGCCGGGGAGGCGGGGCACCTGGTGGCCTGCCACCTGCCCGAGGCCGAGCGGGAGCGCATCTACCGCGACGAGATCTCCCAGGTGGGGGTGGC
- a CDS encoding Uma2 family endonuclease — MTAAVFDHDGPWTEEEYLALGETQQRVELFDWSLYLTPAPTPRHQRIQRKLGNILEAATRGTGLELLECVNVRLKPGRIPIPDLVLTDAIDFDEPIVEARTVRLVCEVISPSNAATDKVLKMHYYAAAEIEWYLLVEQESGTLHLYRRHGRHYREQSVTKPGDVLELIEPVRARIRPEDLLP; from the coding sequence ATGACCGCGGCGGTGTTCGACCACGACGGACCGTGGACCGAAGAGGAGTACCTCGCCCTCGGCGAGACGCAGCAACGCGTCGAACTCTTCGACTGGAGCCTCTACCTGACACCAGCTCCCACCCCACGACACCAGCGCATCCAGCGCAAGCTGGGCAACATTCTCGAAGCGGCGACGCGCGGTACCGGCCTGGAGCTGCTGGAGTGCGTGAACGTCCGGCTCAAGCCCGGTCGCATCCCGATTCCCGACCTGGTGCTCACCGACGCGATCGACTTCGACGAACCGATCGTCGAGGCGCGGACCGTCCGGCTGGTGTGCGAGGTCATCTCGCCGAGCAACGCCGCGACCGACAAGGTCCTCAAGATGCACTACTACGCCGCCGCCGAGATCGAGTGGTACCTCCTGGTCGAGCAGGAGAGCGGCACCCTGCACCTCTACCGACGGCACGGTCGGCACTACCGCGAGCAGTCGGTGACCAAGCCCGGCGACGTGCTGGAACTGATCGAGCCGGTCCGCGCCAGGATCCGACCGGAGGATCTTCTTCCCTGA
- a CDS encoding TldD/PmbA family protein, whose amino-acid sequence MSEFDVATAAVQAALDAGARYADARVMHRRYESMSARNGDIEELTQDESIGLGVRALVGSSWGFHAVPELSEAAARDAGRRAAATATASARVPGPPVDLVPVPAAVASWASGCEVDPLGVPLSDKGDLLVRATGTMREHGADLAEGLYQIWDTTKWFVSSEGHRIDQHIRECGGGISATSIGDGETQRRSWPSYRGQYGTTGWELVTSLDLVGHAARIAEESRELLTAPECPSGETDLILGGEQLALQIHESVGHAIELDRILGWEAAFAGTSWLDLTRLGSLRYGSELMNVTIDPTIPGALGSFGFDDEGSPAVKRDAVRAGRWVGVLAGRDSAAVAGLGYGGSVRADGWARLPMVRMTNVGLEPGPHTLDEIIDATDDGVLMDLNRSWSIDDKRLNFQFGCEVGWEVKRGRRGRMLRNPTYTGIGPLFWRSMDMLSSEIVPWGTPNCGKGQPGQVGHTGHPAAPARFRNVRVGVRA is encoded by the coding sequence ATGAGCGAGTTCGACGTGGCGACCGCCGCCGTCCAGGCCGCCCTCGACGCGGGAGCGCGGTACGCGGACGCCCGGGTGATGCACCGCCGCTACGAGTCGATGTCCGCCCGCAACGGCGACATCGAGGAGCTGACCCAGGACGAGAGCATCGGGCTGGGCGTCCGGGCGCTGGTCGGGTCGAGTTGGGGCTTCCACGCCGTACCCGAGCTGTCGGAGGCCGCGGCCCGCGACGCCGGCCGGCGCGCCGCGGCGACCGCCACCGCGAGCGCGCGGGTCCCCGGTCCCCCGGTCGACCTGGTGCCGGTGCCGGCGGCGGTGGCCAGTTGGGCCTCCGGTTGCGAGGTCGACCCGCTCGGCGTGCCCCTCTCCGACAAGGGCGACCTGCTGGTCCGGGCCACCGGGACGATGCGCGAGCACGGCGCCGACCTGGCCGAGGGGCTCTACCAGATCTGGGACACCACCAAGTGGTTCGTCTCCAGCGAGGGGCACCGGATCGACCAGCACATCCGGGAGTGCGGCGGCGGCATCTCGGCCACCTCGATCGGCGACGGCGAGACGCAGCGCCGGTCCTGGCCGAGCTACCGGGGGCAGTACGGCACCACCGGTTGGGAGCTGGTCACCTCGCTCGACCTGGTCGGGCACGCCGCCCGGATCGCCGAGGAGTCCCGGGAGTTGCTCACCGCCCCGGAGTGTCCGTCCGGCGAGACCGACCTGATCCTCGGCGGCGAGCAGCTCGCCCTCCAGATCCACGAGTCGGTCGGGCACGCCATCGAGCTGGACCGGATCCTCGGCTGGGAGGCCGCCTTCGCCGGCACCTCCTGGCTGGACCTGACCCGGCTGGGCTCGCTGCGCTACGGCTCGGAGCTGATGAACGTCACCATCGACCCGACCATCCCCGGCGCGCTCGGCAGCTTCGGCTTCGACGACGAGGGCTCCCCGGCGGTCAAGCGCGACGCGGTGCGCGCCGGCCGGTGGGTGGGGGTGCTCGCCGGCCGTGACTCGGCCGCCGTCGCCGGTCTGGGCTACGGCGGCAGCGTACGCGCGGACGGCTGGGCCCGGCTGCCGATGGTGCGGATGACCAACGTGGGCCTCGAACCGGGGCCGCACACCCTCGACGAGATCATCGACGCCACCGACGACGGGGTGCTGATGGACCTCAACCGCTCCTGGTCGATCGACGACAAGCGGCTCAACTTCCAGTTCGGCTGCGAGGTCGGCTGGGAGGTGAAGCGGGGCCGGCGGGGGCGGATGCTGCGCAACCCCACCTACACCGGGATCGGGCCGCTCTTCTGGCGCTCGATGGACATGCTCTCGTCGGAGATCGTCCCGTGGGGCACACCGAACTGCGGCAAGGGGCAGCCCGGCCAGGTCGGGCACACCGGCCACCCGGCCGCCCCGGCCCGCTTCCGCAACGTACGGGTGGGGGTGCGCGCGTGA
- a CDS encoding TldD/PmbA family protein, with protein sequence MTAELDLAGRVVELVRRLAGPDALAEVVVSRGELALTRFANSFIHQNVAEAGTSLRLRLHVAGRTAAGSGSLVDADGLTALVERTLTAARLGPPDPAWPGLTPPAPVPPAGGFDEATAGATADERAERVRAFVDAVGGLEAAGYCRTASRSGAFANSAGHSAVGRTAEAAMDGIARTGGADGVARLCADRLDEIDGAALGARAAAKARAAADPVELPPGRYEVVLEPAAVADLLQNFAWFGFNGKRHAERQSFAEPGVAQFDPAVTLVDDPAHGSGLPYDLEGTPRAALPLVEAGTTRAVAYDRRSGAEAGTGSTGHATAGSSTFGPIPHNLRMLPAEDAGGDPGAVVAGQVSGGVSGAVADPDTAALVAGVERGLLVSDFWYTRVLDPRQLVVTGLTRNGIWLVEDGVPTRAVRDFRFTESYPRALGPGRVLGVGRRAVRQPDRFDSSWWEAPPLRLASWNFTGGASG encoded by the coding sequence GTGACCGCCGAGCTGGATCTCGCCGGACGGGTGGTGGAGCTGGTCCGCCGGCTCGCCGGGCCGGACGCCCTCGCCGAGGTGGTGGTGTCCCGGGGCGAGCTGGCCCTGACCCGGTTCGCCAACTCGTTCATCCACCAGAACGTCGCCGAGGCCGGCACGAGCCTGCGCCTGCGGCTGCACGTGGCCGGGCGGACCGCCGCCGGCAGCGGCAGCCTGGTCGACGCCGACGGGCTGACCGCGCTGGTCGAACGGACCCTCACCGCGGCCCGGCTCGGCCCGCCCGACCCGGCCTGGCCGGGGCTCACCCCACCGGCGCCGGTCCCCCCGGCCGGCGGGTTCGACGAGGCCACCGCCGGCGCGACCGCCGACGAGCGGGCCGAGCGGGTACGCGCCTTCGTGGACGCGGTGGGCGGCCTGGAGGCGGCGGGCTACTGCCGTACGGCGTCCCGGTCGGGGGCGTTCGCCAACTCGGCGGGGCACTCGGCGGTGGGCCGGACGGCCGAGGCGGCGATGGACGGCATCGCCCGCACCGGTGGCGCGGACGGGGTGGCCCGGCTCTGCGCCGACCGGCTCGACGAGATCGACGGCGCGGCGTTGGGCGCCCGGGCGGCGGCCAAGGCGCGGGCCGCGGCCGACCCGGTGGAGCTGCCCCCGGGCCGGTACGAGGTGGTGCTCGAACCGGCCGCCGTCGCCGACCTGCTGCAGAACTTCGCCTGGTTCGGCTTCAACGGCAAGCGGCACGCCGAACGGCAGTCCTTCGCCGAGCCGGGCGTAGCCCAGTTCGACCCGGCGGTGACCCTGGTCGACGACCCGGCGCACGGCTCCGGCCTGCCATACGACCTGGAGGGCACGCCTCGGGCGGCGTTGCCGCTGGTCGAGGCGGGGACCACCCGGGCGGTGGCGTACGACCGGCGCAGCGGCGCCGAGGCCGGCACCGGATCCACCGGGCACGCGACGGCGGGCTCGTCGACCTTCGGCCCGATCCCGCACAACCTGCGCATGCTGCCGGCCGAGGACGCGGGTGGCGACCCGGGTGCGGTGGTGGCCGGGCAGGTCAGCGGTGGGGTGTCCGGGGCGGTCGCGGATCCGGACACGGCCGCGCTGGTCGCCGGCGTCGAGCGTGGGCTGCTGGTCAGCGACTTCTGGTACACCCGGGTGCTCGACCCGCGGCAGCTGGTCGTCACCGGGCTCACCCGCAACGGGATCTGGCTGGTCGAGGACGGGGTGCCGACCCGGGCGGTACGCGACTTCCGCTTCACCGAGTCGTACCCGCGTGCGCTCGGTCCCGGCCGGGTGCTCGGCGTCGGTCGGCGGGCGGTACGCCAGCCGGACCGCTTCGACAGCTCCTGGTGGGAGGCACCGCCGCTGCGCCTGGCGTCCTGGAACTTCACCGGCGGCGCGTCCGGCTGA
- a CDS encoding fumarate reductase/succinate dehydrogenase flavoprotein subunit codes for MTETRIERHHYDVVVIGAGGAGLRAAIEARLAGKKTAIISKSLFGKAHTVMAEGGAAAAMGNVNARDNWQVHFRDTMRGGKFLNNFRMAELHAKESPQRIWELETYGALFDRTKDGKISQRNFGGHEYPRLAHVGDRTGLELIRTLQQKIVSLQQEDKRDHGSYDARIKVFAETTITELLLDGDRVAGAFGYYRESGEFVLFEAPAVVLATGGVGRSYKVTSNSWEYTGDGHALALRAGATLINMEFLQFHPTGMVWPPSVKGILVTESVRGDGGVLKNSDGKRFMFDYVPDVFRKQYADNEAEADRWYKDPDNNRRPPELLPRDEVARAINSEVKAGRGTPAGGVYLDIASRLPAEEIRRRLPSMYHQFKELADVDITKEPMEVGPTCHYVMGGVEVDPDSGAAYGTVRGLFAAGEVSGGMHGSNRLGGNSLSDLLVFGKRAGGHAASYADQVTARPKVAVGAVEAAVETALAPLQRDTGENPYKLQQDLQAVMGDLVGIIRRQSELEDALSRLAELRERVAKVSAAGGRRYNPGWHLALDLRNMLVVSECTAKAALERQESRGGHTREDHPGMDPKWRRVNLVCSLDGDAVRLERKPLPRMRAELIRLFDRAELSKYLTDEELAEFDALAEEAGN; via the coding sequence ATGACTGAGACGCGAATCGAACGACACCACTACGACGTCGTCGTCATCGGGGCCGGCGGCGCCGGCCTGCGGGCGGCGATCGAGGCCCGGCTGGCCGGCAAGAAGACCGCGATCATCTCGAAGTCGCTCTTCGGCAAGGCGCACACCGTGATGGCCGAGGGCGGCGCGGCCGCCGCCATGGGCAACGTGAACGCCCGGGACAACTGGCAGGTGCACTTCCGCGACACCATGCGCGGCGGCAAGTTCCTGAACAACTTCCGGATGGCCGAGCTGCACGCCAAGGAGTCGCCGCAGCGGATCTGGGAGCTGGAGACCTACGGTGCGCTCTTCGACCGCACCAAGGACGGCAAGATCTCGCAGCGGAACTTCGGCGGTCACGAGTACCCGCGGCTGGCGCACGTCGGCGACCGGACCGGCCTGGAGCTGATCCGTACCCTCCAGCAGAAGATCGTCTCGCTCCAGCAGGAGGACAAGCGGGACCACGGCAGCTACGACGCCCGGATCAAGGTCTTCGCCGAGACCACGATCACCGAGCTGCTGCTCGACGGCGACCGGGTGGCCGGCGCGTTCGGCTACTACCGGGAGTCCGGGGAGTTCGTCCTCTTCGAGGCCCCGGCGGTGGTCCTGGCGACCGGCGGCGTCGGCCGCTCCTACAAGGTCACCTCGAACTCCTGGGAGTACACCGGGGACGGTCACGCGCTGGCGCTGCGCGCCGGGGCGACGCTGATCAACATGGAGTTCCTCCAGTTCCACCCGACCGGCATGGTCTGGCCGCCCTCGGTGAAGGGCATCCTGGTCACCGAGTCGGTGCGCGGCGACGGCGGCGTGCTGAAGAACTCCGACGGCAAGCGGTTCATGTTCGACTACGTCCCCGACGTGTTCCGCAAGCAGTACGCGGACAACGAGGCGGAGGCGGACCGCTGGTACAAGGACCCGGACAACAACCGGCGTCCGCCGGAGCTGCTCCCCCGCGACGAGGTCGCCCGGGCGATCAACAGCGAGGTCAAGGCCGGTCGGGGTACGCCGGCCGGCGGCGTCTACCTGGACATCGCCTCCCGGCTGCCGGCCGAGGAGATCCGTCGTCGCCTGCCGTCGATGTACCACCAGTTCAAGGAGCTGGCCGACGTCGACATCACCAAGGAGCCGATGGAGGTCGGGCCGACCTGCCACTACGTGATGGGCGGCGTCGAGGTGGACCCGGACTCCGGGGCCGCGTACGGCACCGTGCGCGGGCTCTTCGCCGCCGGTGAGGTCTCCGGTGGCATGCACGGCTCGAACCGGCTCGGCGGCAACTCCCTGTCGGACCTGCTGGTCTTCGGCAAGCGGGCGGGCGGGCACGCCGCCTCGTACGCCGATCAGGTCACCGCGCGCCCGAAGGTGGCGGTGGGCGCGGTGGAGGCCGCGGTGGAGACGGCGCTGGCGCCGTTGCAGCGGGACACCGGGGAGAACCCGTACAAGCTCCAGCAGGACCTCCAGGCGGTGATGGGGGATCTGGTCGGCATCATCCGCCGACAAAGCGAGCTCGAGGACGCCTTGAGCAGGCTGGCCGAGCTGCGGGAGCGGGTGGCGAAGGTGAGCGCGGCCGGCGGGCGGCGCTACAACCCGGGCTGGCACCTGGCGCTGGACCTGCGCAACATGCTGGTGGTCTCGGAGTGCACGGCGAAGGCCGCACTGGAACGGCAGGAGTCGCGCGGCGGGCACACCCGGGAGGACCACCCGGGGATGGACCCGAAGTGGCGGCGGGTGAACCTGGTCTGCTCGCTGGACGGCGACGCGGTCCGCCTGGAGCGCAAGCCGCTGCCCCGGATGCGGGCGGAGCTGATCCGGCTCTTCGACCGCGCGGAACTCTCCAAGTACCTGACCGACGAGGAGCTCGCCGAGTTCGACGCCCTCGCTGAGGAGGCGGGCAACTGA
- a CDS encoding succinate dehydrogenase/fumarate reductase iron-sulfur subunit has product MGSKRQFRIWRGDETGGDLQDYAVEVNEGEVVLDVIHRLQATDAPDLACRWNCKAGKCGSCSMEINGKPRLSCMTRMSTFEEDETVTVTPLRTFPVIRDLVTDVSFNYEKARETPAFAPPADVAPGDYRMQQVDVERSQEFRKCIECFLCQNVCHVIRDHEENKPAFSGPRFFIRAAELDMHPLDAKTDRKEYAQAEMGLGFCNITKCCTEVCPEHIKITDNGIIPMKERVVDRRYDPLVWLGSKIFRRGQVPQTSVTSGHSSGAVTASAGRGGVHSHAGGSHDAVAERQAQQGVNWHREVPHPTAPAVDDNGKLPLTELTFDRAAAPSPFGDDVTFPLPPEHLNFAHPQQDEPKH; this is encoded by the coding sequence ATGGGAAGCAAGAGGCAGTTCCGCATCTGGCGGGGCGACGAGACCGGCGGCGACCTCCAGGACTACGCGGTCGAGGTGAACGAGGGCGAGGTCGTCCTCGACGTCATCCACCGCCTCCAGGCCACCGACGCGCCGGACCTGGCGTGCCGGTGGAACTGCAAGGCCGGCAAGTGCGGCTCCTGCTCCATGGAGATCAACGGCAAGCCGCGGCTGAGCTGCATGACCCGGATGTCGACGTTCGAGGAGGACGAGACCGTCACGGTCACGCCGCTGCGGACCTTCCCGGTCATCCGGGACCTGGTCACCGACGTCTCGTTCAACTACGAGAAGGCGCGGGAGACCCCGGCGTTCGCGCCGCCGGCCGACGTGGCGCCGGGCGACTACCGGATGCAGCAGGTGGACGTCGAGCGCTCGCAGGAGTTCCGCAAGTGCATCGAGTGCTTCCTGTGCCAGAACGTCTGCCACGTGATCCGCGACCACGAGGAGAACAAGCCGGCGTTCTCCGGTCCCCGGTTCTTCATCCGGGCCGCCGAGCTGGACATGCACCCGCTCGACGCGAAGACCGACCGCAAGGAGTACGCGCAGGCCGAGATGGGCCTGGGCTTCTGCAACATCACCAAGTGCTGCACCGAGGTCTGCCCCGAGCACATCAAGATCACCGACAACGGGATCATCCCCATGAAGGAACGGGTCGTCGACCGCAGGTACGATCCCCTTGTGTGGCTTGGTAGCAAGATCTTCCGGAGGGGTCAGGTGCCTCAGACCAGCGTGACCAGCGGGCATTCCAGCGGCGCCGTGACCGCCAGCGCCGGCCGGGGCGGTGTGCACTCGCACGCCGGCGGCTCGCACGACGCGGTGGCCGAGCGGCAGGCGCAGCAGGGCGTCAACTGGCACCGCGAGGTGCCGCACCCGACGGCCCCGGCGGTGGACGACAACGGCAAGCTGCCGCTGACCGAACTGACCTTCGACCGGGCCGCCGCGCCGTCGCCGTTCGGCGACGACGTGACGTTCCCGCTGCCGCCGGAGCACCTCAACTTCGCGCACCCGCAGCAGGACGAGCCGAAGCACTGA
- a CDS encoding (deoxy)nucleoside triphosphate pyrophosphohydrolase, translating into MRTEWTSGNGQTERREPKVVVGAAIIVDGRVLACARSAPPEVAGRWEFPGGKVEPGEGEVAALVRECAEELGVRVEIGARVGRDVRMAHGRSVLRVYAARLLHGDQPQALEHSELRWLSAAELDSVHWLPADEPVVVALRPLLADDATG; encoded by the coding sequence GTGCGGACCGAATGGACAAGCGGTAACGGACAGACCGAGCGGCGGGAGCCGAAGGTCGTCGTCGGGGCGGCCATCATCGTGGACGGCCGGGTGCTGGCCTGCGCCCGCTCCGCCCCGCCCGAGGTGGCCGGGCGGTGGGAATTCCCTGGTGGGAAGGTCGAGCCGGGCGAGGGCGAGGTCGCCGCGCTGGTCCGCGAATGCGCCGAGGAACTCGGCGTACGCGTGGAGATCGGGGCGAGGGTCGGCCGGGACGTCCGGATGGCCCACGGCCGTTCCGTCCTCCGGGTGTACGCGGCCCGCCTGCTCCACGGTGACCAGCCGCAGGCCCTCGAACACTCGGAGCTGCGCTGGCTCTCCGCCGCCGAGCTGGACAGCGTCCACTGGCTGCCGGCCGACGAACCGGTCGTCGTGGCGCTGCGCCCGCTGCTCGCCGACGACGCGACCGGATAA
- a CDS encoding 4a-hydroxytetrahydrobiopterin dehydratase, translating to MRVLFNSRSKHDYLSDALTLLSGWTREGEQIRRILVLDDTQHAALTERVAVVADALRLRPEISRRADRTQIRLGHDDGEPLTEGEVLLAARIEDAVRAVTGR from the coding sequence ATGCGCGTGCTGTTCAACAGCCGCTCGAAGCACGACTACCTCAGCGACGCACTGACCCTGCTGTCCGGCTGGACCCGCGAGGGCGAACAGATCCGCCGGATCCTCGTGCTGGACGACACCCAGCACGCCGCGCTGACCGAGCGGGTGGCGGTGGTCGCCGACGCGCTGCGGCTGCGACCCGAGATCAGCCGGCGCGCCGACCGTACCCAGATCCGGCTGGGCCACGACGACGGCGAACCGCTGACCGAGGGCGAGGTGCTGCTGGCCGCGCGGATCGAGGACGCGGTCCGCGCCGTCACCGGACGCTGA
- a CDS encoding PH domain-containing protein gives MAKPPYDRRDQFQQIQSGLLPNEQIVAVYDAIGTGTGFIGLTDRRVIIQDRSFVGKKYAITSIPYAKVTSVSVVSNKSWGGEFFSTGAIAIHVGTQTYEVEFRGAQKAHHVHNVILHHIS, from the coding sequence ATGGCCAAGCCCCCGTACGACCGTAGGGACCAGTTCCAGCAGATCCAGAGCGGCCTGCTGCCCAACGAGCAGATCGTCGCGGTCTACGACGCGATCGGCACCGGCACCGGCTTCATCGGGCTGACCGACCGGCGCGTGATCATCCAGGACCGCTCGTTCGTCGGTAAGAAGTACGCCATCACCAGCATCCCGTACGCCAAGGTGACCAGCGTCAGCGTGGTGAGCAACAAGTCCTGGGGCGGCGAGTTCTTCTCGACCGGGGCGATCGCCATCCACGTGGGCACGCAGACCTACGAGGTCGAGTTCCGGGGCGCGCAGAAGGCCCACCACGTGCACAACGTCATCCTGCACCACATCTCCTGA
- a CDS encoding class I SAM-dependent methyltransferase encodes MIDPRLIALYDVENPWGRDDDFFLRLAGQTPAARVLDLGCGTGRLTVALAAAGHRVTGVEPQRAALDAARARPGADRVTWLEGTAADLPTGGYDLALATSHVAQEIRDDADWARTLTDLRRALVDGGRFVFDSRDPAARRWERWNPVDSRRRLALPAGPVDAWTELTGVREAVVAFRHHYVLPDGAELTSPGALRFRTEAELRAALADAGFTVERICGGWAGEPVGTGGDGELIVVARAA; translated from the coding sequence ATGATCGACCCACGGCTCATCGCGCTCTACGACGTCGAGAACCCCTGGGGGCGCGACGACGACTTCTTCCTCCGACTCGCCGGGCAGACCCCGGCGGCCCGGGTGCTGGACCTGGGCTGCGGCACCGGTCGGCTGACCGTGGCCCTCGCCGCGGCCGGACACCGGGTCACCGGGGTGGAGCCGCAGCGCGCCGCCCTCGACGCCGCCCGCGCCAGGCCCGGCGCGGACCGGGTCACCTGGCTCGAGGGCACCGCCGCCGACCTGCCCACCGGCGGGTACGACCTGGCCCTGGCGACCAGCCACGTCGCGCAGGAGATCCGGGACGACGCCGACTGGGCGCGGACCCTCACCGACCTGCGCCGGGCGCTGGTCGACGGGGGCCGGTTCGTCTTCGACTCGCGCGACCCGGCCGCCCGGCGCTGGGAGCGGTGGAACCCCGTCGACTCCCGCCGCCGGCTGGCGCTGCCCGCCGGCCCGGTGGACGCCTGGACCGAACTGACCGGGGTACGCGAGGCAGTGGTCGCCTTCCGGCACCACTACGTCCTGCCCGACGGGGCGGAGCTGACCAGTCCCGGAGCGCTGCGCTTCCGCACGGAGGCGGAACTGCGGGCGGCCCTCGCCGACGCCGGGTTCACCGTCGAGCGGATCTGCGGCGGCTGGGCCGGTGAACCGGTCGGCACCGGCGGGGACGGGGAGCTGATCGTCGTCGCCCGGGCAGCCTGA
- a CDS encoding SanA/YdcF family protein, whose protein sequence is MVEAVGQWCGRRRRLLRRVLLTGVVGGLLLAGATVGSATWVRAGAAGHLYPEAEVPSAPVALVLGTKVGPDGEPSPFLAARLEIARRLLAAGKVRAILVSGDNMHHDYNEPDAMRRWLVERGVPARQVVLDYAGFDTYDSCARAKRIFGVDRATVVTQSFHLPRAVSLCRHLGIDANGVGDDSARRYGRWRISAAREYGACVKAALDLLSGRDPAQLGRHETGVEDALRQG, encoded by the coding sequence ATGGTCGAGGCGGTCGGGCAGTGGTGCGGGCGACGCCGGCGGCTGCTGCGCCGCGTACTCCTGACAGGGGTGGTCGGCGGGCTGCTGCTGGCGGGCGCGACCGTGGGCAGCGCGACGTGGGTCCGGGCCGGCGCGGCCGGCCACCTCTACCCGGAGGCCGAGGTGCCGTCGGCGCCCGTCGCCCTGGTGCTCGGCACGAAGGTGGGGCCGGACGGCGAGCCGTCCCCGTTCCTCGCCGCCCGGCTGGAGATCGCCCGGCGGCTGCTCGCCGCCGGCAAGGTCCGCGCGATCCTGGTCTCCGGCGACAACATGCACCACGACTACAACGAGCCGGACGCGATGCGGCGCTGGCTGGTCGAGCGGGGCGTGCCGGCCCGGCAGGTGGTGCTCGACTACGCCGGCTTCGACACGTACGACTCGTGTGCCCGGGCGAAGCGGATCTTCGGGGTGGACCGGGCCACCGTGGTGACCCAGTCCTTCCACCTGCCCCGGGCCGTGTCGCTCTGCCGGCACCTGGGCATCGACGCGAACGGGGTGGGCGACGACAGCGCCCGCCGGTACGGCCGCTGGCGGATCAGCGCCGCCCGGGAGTACGGCGCCTGCGTGAAGGCCGCGCTGGACCTGCTCTCCGGGCGCGACCCGGCGCAGCTCGGCCGGCACGAGACCGGCGTGGAGGACGCCCTGCGGCAGGGCTGA
- a CDS encoding DivIVA domain-containing protein, translated as MRALLRGLRRNERPRRFPSTCYRSSTYTPLSPGQVRGRRFRATRLGRRGLDPAEVTEFLDRVADDLASAYRAPGESRRETARIRDALRRWQSEQAQQRQNAGRYR; from the coding sequence GTGCGAGCGTTGCTACGGGGACTGCGCCGAAACGAGCGGCCGCGACGCTTCCCGTCGACGTGCTACCGCTCCTCGACGTACACCCCGCTGTCACCGGGCCAGGTGCGCGGGCGACGGTTCCGCGCGACCCGGCTGGGACGGCGCGGACTGGACCCGGCGGAGGTGACGGAGTTCCTGGACCGGGTGGCCGACGACCTGGCCTCCGCGTACCGGGCGCCGGGGGAGAGCCGGCGGGAGACGGCGCGGATCAGGGACGCGTTGCGCCGCTGGCAGTCCGAGCAGGCCCAGCAGCGGCAGAACGCCGGACGGTACCGGTGA